The Deltaproteobacteria bacterium genome includes a region encoding these proteins:
- a CDS encoding Rne/Rng family ribonuclease, whose protein sequence is MRQRIIINVTPQETRVALLENDTLAEIHIERAEQRSIAGNIYKGKVARVLPGMQAAFVDIGLEKAGFIHASDLFGGPLPTGLFEDDEHDDAANDDLPDEEGGTEDQATEESPRPRRGRQRRERPPVYTPLEERIKKNQEILVQIAKESIGTKGPRLASHISLPGRHLVYMPTVRHIGVSRRIADPKERKRLRDIVHELQPPDGGFIIRTACEGLTKKEIQDDMKFLLKLWGGIAKRQEERAAPVLLHDDMDISMRVIRDLFSLDVHEVVVDNAQDCERIKEFISTFQPRAASRVKLYDRSEPIFDHYNIEPQIAKALDRRVYLKSGGHIVIDHTEALTAIDVNTGRFVGKKDQEETMLQTNLEAAKVVVEQLRLRNIGGMIIIDFIDMERAANRNKVTEAFREALKRDKTRSSMRKINELGLVQMTRKRTRESLQRQLCDPCPYCTGKGTIRSVSTVASEILRQIRKHAALHEATRTILIKAHPEVITYLYDEEGERLDDLERALHKRLVFRAMPGTHHEQYEVSAAAVSQLIA, encoded by the coding sequence GTGCGACAACGGATTATTATCAATGTAACACCACAAGAGACAAGGGTCGCCTTATTGGAAAATGATACCCTTGCAGAGATTCACATCGAACGTGCCGAGCAACGCAGCATTGCCGGTAATATCTACAAGGGGAAAGTTGCTCGTGTCTTGCCAGGCATGCAAGCTGCCTTTGTCGATATCGGGTTAGAGAAAGCTGGCTTCATCCATGCCTCAGACCTGTTTGGCGGTCCACTGCCAACCGGTCTTTTTGAGGATGATGAGCATGACGATGCGGCGAACGACGATCTTCCTGACGAAGAAGGAGGCACAGAGGATCAGGCCACGGAGGAATCTCCGCGACCTCGCCGTGGACGACAACGACGAGAACGCCCACCAGTCTATACCCCTCTGGAAGAGCGCATCAAAAAAAATCAAGAGATTCTCGTCCAGATCGCCAAAGAATCGATCGGCACCAAGGGACCACGCCTCGCCTCCCATATCTCACTTCCCGGGCGACACTTGGTCTACATGCCGACGGTGCGCCACATTGGGGTCTCTCGTCGGATCGCTGACCCTAAGGAACGCAAGCGGTTACGCGATATTGTGCATGAACTCCAACCACCCGATGGTGGTTTTATCATCCGCACTGCCTGTGAAGGGTTAACGAAGAAAGAGATTCAAGACGATATGAAATTCCTCCTCAAATTGTGGGGAGGCATTGCCAAACGACAAGAGGAACGTGCCGCGCCGGTACTCCTGCACGATGATATGGACATTAGTATGCGCGTCATTCGCGACCTCTTTAGCCTCGATGTCCATGAAGTTGTCGTGGACAATGCACAAGATTGTGAACGCATCAAAGAGTTTATCTCAACCTTCCAACCACGCGCAGCCAGTCGCGTGAAACTGTACGACCGGTCAGAACCGATCTTTGACCATTACAATATCGAGCCACAAATCGCGAAAGCCCTCGATCGCCGAGTGTATCTCAAGTCTGGTGGGCATATCGTGATTGATCATACCGAAGCGCTGACGGCGATTGACGTCAACACCGGTCGGTTTGTTGGCAAAAAAGACCAAGAAGAAACCATGCTGCAAACCAATCTCGAAGCAGCCAAGGTCGTCGTCGAACAGCTCCGACTGCGCAATATCGGTGGAATGATCATTATCGACTTCATCGATATGGAGCGCGCTGCTAATCGTAACAAAGTCACCGAGGCCTTTCGTGAGGCTCTCAAACGAGACAAGACCCGCAGTAGTATGCGGAAGATTAACGAACTCGGACTCGTGCAGATGACTCGCAAGCGCACGCGCGAAAGCCTCCAACGCCAACTGTGTGACCCGTGCCCGTACTGTACCGGAAAAGGCACCATTCGCTCGGTGTCAACGGTAGCCAGTGAAATCTTGCGTCAGATCCGTAAGCACGCGGCGTTGCATGAAGCGACCCGAACGATCCTGATTAAAGCCCACCCTGAAGTCATCACCTACTTGTATGATGAGGAAGGAGAACGTCTTGATGACCTGGAGCGGGCGTTACACAAGCGGTTAGTTTTTCGTGCGATGCCCGGGACCCACCATGAGCAGTATGAAGTGAGTGCCGCCGCCGTGAGCCAGCTTATTGCCTGA
- a CDS encoding ATP-binding cassette domain-containing protein, which yields MSNLIEIKNATVYRGQHCVFDRFSLTIPQHCNTAILGPNGAGKSTLLKLLFRELYPVYQEDSSIHILGQEQWNVWDLRAHLGIVSHDLQQQYLGTVIGRNVILSGLYSSVDTPFLHHVTAEERQRALQVMYTLGITELQNRMFGEMSTGEQRRFLLGRALINDPDTLVLDEPTSGLDLKACFYYLDTIRSLMQRGKVVILVTHHIHEIPPEITRVILLKSGAVLADGDKSAMLTENTLNRLFDTRIRLAQANGFYQALPG from the coding sequence ATGTCGAACCTTATCGAAATCAAAAATGCGACAGTGTACCGTGGGCAACACTGTGTCTTTGACCGCTTTTCTCTCACGATCCCACAACATTGCAATACTGCTATCCTCGGCCCCAACGGTGCTGGCAAGTCAACGTTGCTGAAGTTACTCTTTCGCGAACTGTACCCGGTATACCAGGAAGACAGCTCTATCCATATTCTCGGCCAAGAGCAGTGGAATGTCTGGGATCTCCGTGCCCATCTCGGCATTGTGTCTCACGACCTCCAGCAGCAGTATCTTGGAACGGTCATCGGACGCAATGTGATTTTGTCTGGCCTGTATTCAAGCGTCGATACGCCCTTCTTACACCACGTTACTGCCGAGGAACGGCAGCGCGCCCTGCAGGTCATGTACACGTTGGGCATCACCGAACTGCAAAACAGAATGTTTGGTGAAATGTCAACCGGTGAACAGCGACGCTTTCTGCTGGGACGGGCGTTGATCAACGACCCCGATACCCTCGTGTTAGACGAGCCCACCAGTGGCCTCGATCTCAAAGCCTGTTTTTACTACCTCGACACCATCCGTAGTCTCATGCAGCGAGGGAAAGTCGTCATTCTCGTCACCCATCATATTCACGAAATTCCACCAGAAATTACCCGCGTGATTCTGCTGAAAAGTGGCGCAGTACTAGCCGACGGAGACAAGTCGGCCATGTTAACCGAGAACACCCTCAATCGCCTCTTTGACACTCGGATCAGACTCGCGCAGGCCAATGGGTTTTATCAAGCACTTCCAGGGTAG
- a CDS encoding superoxide dismutase, which produces MTFSAAALGKVTSVSAQSSGTITLPPLPYAENALAPVISANTISFHYGKHHKGYVDNLNKMIDGTELEKASLEQIVKSTAGATDKQGIFNNAAQIWNHTFSWHSIKANGGGKPSGDLAQKIDATFTSFDNFKKELVTAATGQFGSGWAWLVSEGGALKVVKTPNADTPLTKGQTPLLTIDVWEHAYYLDYQNKRADYVNAVIDKLLNWDFAAANFKKMG; this is translated from the coding sequence ATGACGTTCAGCGCAGCCGCCCTGGGAAAAGTCACGTCCGTTTCTGCACAAAGCAGTGGGACAATTACCCTGCCGCCCCTCCCCTACGCCGAAAATGCTCTCGCCCCGGTCATCTCCGCCAACACCATCAGCTTCCATTATGGCAAACATCACAAAGGATACGTTGACAACCTGAATAAAATGATTGACGGCACTGAGCTAGAAAAAGCCTCGCTAGAACAGATTGTGAAAAGCACCGCTGGGGCGACCGACAAGCAAGGCATCTTCAATAATGCAGCGCAGATTTGGAACCACACCTTCTCTTGGCACAGCATAAAAGCCAACGGTGGTGGAAAACCGAGTGGGGATCTGGCACAAAAAATCGACGCGACGTTCACCAGTTTTGACAACTTCAAGAAAGAACTTGTCACCGCAGCCACCGGACAATTTGGCAGTGGTTGGGCGTGGTTGGTGTCAGAGGGGGGAGCCCTCAAAGTCGTCAAAACACCGAATGCTGACACCCCGCTGACAAAAGGACAGACTCCTCTACTCACTATTGATGTCTGGGAACATGCGTATTATCTAGATTACCAGAACAAGCGGGCGGATTATGTGAACGCGGTCATCGACAAGTTGCTAAATTGGGATTTTGCTGCCGCGAATTTTAAGAAAATGGGATAG
- a CDS encoding GNAT family N-acetyltransferase: MSSSQVTLKLARRIDAKRIAHMSRDLVEDGLPWSWTTARVAEQIRHPESNVLTAWTEGKLIGFAIMRYLAEHAHLNLLAVDSAYRRLGIGQQLMEWLEETCRVGGLFWVRLEVRANNHSAQSFYRRLGYRDEKVLPGYYRGRESALQMIHDLSKHAPISRPYTIDDSE; encoded by the coding sequence ATGTCCAGCTCTCAGGTAACGCTCAAACTCGCGCGACGCATAGATGCAAAACGCATCGCTCATATGTCACGAGATTTGGTTGAAGACGGGCTCCCTTGGTCCTGGACAACCGCTCGCGTCGCAGAGCAGATTCGTCATCCGGAGAGTAATGTGTTGACAGCCTGGACGGAAGGTAAGCTGATAGGCTTTGCCATCATGCGCTATCTGGCCGAACATGCGCATCTCAACCTGTTGGCTGTCGATTCAGCTTACCGTCGCCTGGGTATCGGACAGCAACTGATGGAATGGTTAGAAGAGACGTGCCGCGTGGGTGGGCTCTTCTGGGTACGGCTTGAAGTCCGCGCCAATAACCACAGCGCACAATCCTTCTATCGCCGCTTGGGTTACCGAGATGAGAAGGTTCTTCCTGGCTATTACCGAGGGCGGGAATCGGCACTGCAAATGATACATGATCTCAGTAAGCACGCTCCGATATCTCGCCCTTACACCATCGACGACAGTGAGTGA
- a CDS encoding RidA family protein, whose amino-acid sequence MESKQLAHKAKPLANYPHIKRVGDFLLVSGTSSRQKDNSVRGAIADGKGGWDLDIREQTRGVIENIRDILASCGATLEDLCEVTVFLVDMGDFPAYNEVYNSYFTAAGPTRTTAAVKELPRPDLRIEIKAIAYKAST is encoded by the coding sequence GTGGAATCCAAACAACTTGCGCATAAAGCTAAACCCTTGGCGAACTATCCGCATATTAAGCGTGTTGGTGATTTCTTGCTTGTGTCAGGCACGAGTTCGCGGCAGAAAGATAATTCTGTTCGTGGTGCTATTGCCGACGGCAAGGGCGGGTGGGATTTAGACATTCGCGAGCAAACACGTGGAGTGATTGAAAACATTCGCGACATCCTCGCAAGTTGCGGCGCGACCCTCGAAGACCTGTGTGAAGTGACAGTCTTTCTGGTCGATATGGGAGATTTCCCTGCGTATAATGAGGTGTACAACTCATACTTTACCGCTGCGGGGCCGACTCGCACGACCGCGGCGGTGAAAGAGCTGCCGCGGCCAGACTTGCGTATTGAGATCAAAGCGATTGCTTATAAGGCCAGCACGTAA
- a CDS encoding 2-hydroxymuconic semialdehyde dehydrogenase yields the protein MQKDRVQHFINGEYTSGSQVKTFENRRPTDNAVISLVCEANKDDVDAAVGAARAAVTGPWAKLTIAERTNILYAVAAGIEKRFDEFLAAEVADTGKPTSLAAHLDIPRGAANFRIFADVVKNVAGEYFETPTPDGTGAINYSLRVPKGVVAVVCPWNLPLLLMTWKVGPALACGNAVVVKPSEETPTTATLLGEAMNEAGVPKGVYNVVHGFGPDSAGEFLVSHPGVDAITFTGETRSGEAIMKNAAVGVRDVSFELGGKNPAIIFADCDLAATIDGIGRACFANTGQVCLGTERVYVERAVFSDFVVALKKKAESLKLGDPYDKATEMGPLISLAHRDKVLSYYTRAKEEGATVVTGGGIPQMPGALANGAWVQPTIWTGLSENSPIVKEEIFGPCCHIQPFDTEEEAIRMANDTPYGLATTIWTQNAARANRVARQVHVGLTWINCWFLRDLRTPFGGAKQSGIGREGGVHSLEFYTELRNVCLKL from the coding sequence ATGCAGAAGGATCGAGTCCAACATTTTATCAACGGCGAATATACGAGTGGCTCTCAGGTAAAGACGTTTGAGAATCGTCGCCCGACAGACAATGCCGTAATCAGCCTCGTGTGTGAAGCCAACAAAGACGATGTCGATGCTGCGGTCGGTGCCGCACGAGCAGCGGTCACTGGACCGTGGGCGAAGCTGACGATTGCTGAACGCACCAATATCCTCTACGCGGTCGCTGCTGGAATCGAGAAGCGGTTTGATGAGTTTCTTGCCGCGGAAGTGGCAGATACCGGCAAGCCGACCTCCCTTGCGGCGCATCTCGATATTCCCCGCGGTGCCGCCAATTTCCGTATCTTCGCGGATGTTGTGAAGAACGTTGCGGGAGAATACTTCGAAACTCCAACGCCAGATGGCACCGGCGCGATCAATTACAGTCTGCGCGTGCCAAAAGGGGTGGTTGCAGTGGTGTGTCCGTGGAATTTGCCTTTGCTGCTCATGACCTGGAAAGTCGGACCAGCCTTAGCCTGTGGGAACGCAGTGGTTGTGAAACCCTCAGAAGAGACACCGACAACGGCAACGTTACTTGGCGAAGCGATGAACGAAGCTGGCGTACCGAAAGGGGTGTATAACGTTGTGCATGGCTTCGGACCAGATTCTGCTGGGGAGTTTCTTGTCAGCCATCCTGGTGTGGATGCCATTACTTTTACCGGCGAGACGCGCAGCGGTGAAGCGATCATGAAAAACGCGGCAGTCGGAGTACGAGATGTATCCTTTGAACTAGGTGGAAAAAACCCGGCGATTATTTTTGCCGATTGTGATCTCGCAGCGACGATCGACGGCATCGGACGCGCCTGTTTCGCGAATACTGGCCAGGTATGTTTAGGGACCGAGCGCGTGTATGTCGAACGCGCTGTTTTCTCTGATTTCGTTGTCGCACTGAAGAAAAAAGCCGAGTCACTAAAGCTCGGCGATCCGTACGATAAGGCAACAGAGATGGGTCCGCTGATTAGCCTCGCGCATCGGGACAAGGTGCTGTCGTACTACACACGAGCCAAAGAGGAAGGGGCGACGGTGGTGACGGGCGGAGGAATCCCGCAGATGCCCGGTGCGCTGGCCAATGGGGCGTGGGTCCAACCGACAATTTGGACGGGGCTATCGGAAAATTCACCAATAGTGAAAGAAGAGATCTTCGGTCCCTGTTGTCATATCCAACCGTTCGATACAGAAGAAGAAGCGATTCGCATGGCTAACGATACACCCTATGGGTTAGCAACAACGATCTGGACGCAAAACGCGGCGCGTGCCAATCGCGTTGCGCGTCAAGTTCATGTTGGCCTGACCTGGATTAACTGCTGGTTTTTGCGTGATTTACGCACGCCTTTTGGTGGAGCGAAGCAGTCTGGGATCGGCCGTGAGGGTGGGGTGCATTCGTTAGAGTTTTACACTGAGCTGCGCAATGTCTGTCTGAAGCTGTAG
- a CDS encoding SCP2 sterol-binding domain-containing protein, with translation MRTHYLLPEPQSKIFRSLSIPNMVSKLRPVREGACLMPEPISVKPIFDAMPLSLNKEAAKTANTVYQFDLAGEGGGQFVVTIRHGQCTVEEGKTEAPDVTISAAAADYLNIATGSYPFGLAYINGRLKVEGDLRLIVRMGAYFAPPA, from the coding sequence ATGCGCACGCATTATTTGCTACCGGAACCCCAATCGAAGATATTCAGAAGTTTATCGATACCAAATATGGTCAGTAAGCTTCGTCCTGTACGTGAAGGAGCATGCCTCATGCCCGAGCCAATCAGTGTGAAACCGATCTTTGACGCGATGCCGCTCAGCTTGAACAAAGAAGCTGCGAAGACGGCGAATACCGTGTATCAGTTTGATCTTGCTGGAGAAGGTGGAGGACAGTTTGTTGTCACAATTCGTCACGGACAGTGTACGGTCGAGGAGGGGAAAACCGAAGCACCGGATGTGACGATTTCTGCTGCAGCGGCAGATTACCTGAACATTGCGACAGGATCATATCCCTTTGGACTGGCCTATATTAATGGGCGACTCAAGGTCGAAGGTGATTTGCGCCTTATTGTACGCATGGGCGCATATTTCGCTCCACCAGCCTGA
- a CDS encoding NUDIX hydrolase, with the protein MNENGQCSELTFPRVAVDTVLFTIREKTLKALLVKIKHGPFVGYWAFPGGLVHGGEGLDEAARRELCEKTGVADLYLEQLYTFGEAQRDPLSHTVSVAYFALVPPGITDLKQGEKYADVGWFPVHSLPTLAYDHNAIADYARRRLQAKLGYTNIVYSLLPDEFTLADLQALYEVILHQQLDRRNFRRKILALGLLKPLPKTRRGAHRPATLYSFLQRSPMNVEVL; encoded by the coding sequence GTGAACGAGAACGGCCAGTGCTCGGAACTGACATTCCCGCGGGTGGCGGTAGACACCGTCCTTTTTACTATCCGTGAAAAAACGCTGAAAGCGCTGTTGGTGAAGATTAAACATGGCCCGTTCGTTGGCTACTGGGCGTTTCCTGGTGGATTGGTGCACGGAGGTGAAGGCCTCGACGAAGCCGCGCGACGAGAGCTGTGTGAGAAAACGGGTGTCGCTGACCTGTATCTTGAGCAACTCTATACCTTTGGTGAAGCGCAACGTGACCCGCTCAGCCATACCGTATCGGTTGCCTACTTTGCCTTGGTGCCCCCAGGCATTACGGATTTGAAACAAGGGGAAAAATACGCTGATGTCGGCTGGTTCCCGGTGCATTCGTTGCCGACGTTAGCGTACGATCATAACGCGATTGCTGATTATGCACGCCGACGACTGCAAGCAAAATTAGGCTACACCAACATCGTCTACAGTCTCCTGCCGGACGAGTTTACCCTTGCTGACCTGCAAGCATTGTATGAAGTGATTCTTCACCAGCAATTAGATCGTCGGAATTTTCGCCGGAAGATTTTAGCTTTAGGACTGCTCAAACCACTGCCGAAGACGCGCCGTGGGGCGCACCGCCCGGCAACGCTGTATTCCTTTCTGCAACGTTCACCAATGAATGTCGAAGTGCTGTAG
- the nadA gene encoding quinolinate synthase NadA — MDTVYGGEKSSQELYAHLARLDSGYTVDACASYVDLIRAIRALKAERNAVVLAHNYQRPEIFEVADFIGDSLELAREAKKVRSEILVFCGVHFMAETAKVVNPERTVLLPDFRAGCSLSDSISAEALAERKQELRKVYPDLQVVCYVNTTAEVKAESDVCCTSANAVQIVEKLDSHNILFVPDENLARYVQSETKKNIIAWEGNCYVHHQITPEQIRTVRRNLPHLKVLVHPECREDVIKLADAALSTSAMMRYAKQSPAQEFLIVTECGLSDRLLLEVPEKKFYKSCKLCAYMKMITLDSVHDALLHRRYEITLSESVRAGAERSLNRMLELSA; from the coding sequence ATGGACACTGTGTACGGTGGAGAAAAAAGCTCGCAGGAACTCTATGCACATCTTGCCCGGCTCGATAGTGGCTACACTGTTGACGCGTGTGCCTCCTATGTCGACCTGATTCGCGCGATTCGTGCTCTGAAAGCCGAGCGTAATGCGGTCGTCCTGGCTCACAATTACCAACGACCTGAAATTTTCGAAGTTGCTGATTTCATTGGTGATTCTCTCGAATTGGCGCGTGAAGCTAAGAAAGTGCGGTCCGAGATCCTCGTCTTTTGTGGGGTACATTTTATGGCGGAGACCGCAAAAGTCGTTAACCCTGAGCGGACGGTTCTCCTGCCTGATTTTCGTGCTGGATGTTCGCTATCGGACAGCATTTCTGCCGAAGCCTTAGCAGAGCGAAAACAGGAACTGCGCAAAGTGTATCCAGATCTACAAGTGGTGTGTTACGTGAACACCACCGCGGAGGTGAAAGCAGAGTCAGATGTCTGTTGTACCTCGGCGAATGCGGTACAAATCGTCGAGAAGCTCGATAGCCACAATATCCTCTTTGTGCCTGACGAGAACTTAGCGCGCTATGTCCAAAGCGAGACCAAGAAGAACATCATTGCCTGGGAAGGGAACTGTTACGTCCATCATCAGATTACTCCAGAACAAATTCGTACGGTTCGTCGTAATCTTCCGCACCTGAAAGTGCTGGTGCACCCTGAATGCCGAGAGGATGTGATCAAGCTTGCTGATGCCGCCCTCTCAACCAGTGCGATGATGCGATACGCAAAGCAGAGCCCGGCACAAGAGTTTCTTATTGTCACTGAGTGTGGCCTTTCGGACCGGTTACTGTTGGAAGTGCCGGAGAAAAAATTCTATAAAAGCTGCAAACTGTGCGCGTATATGAAGATGATTACGCTTGACAGTGTCCACGATGCGCTGCTTCATCGACGTTATGAAATTACGTTGTCTGAGTCCGTGCGTGCTGGTGCCGAGCGTTCACTCAATCGTATGTTAGAGCTGAGCGCGTAA
- a CDS encoding alpha-L-glutamate ligase-like protein encodes MSATVWRLSNELLGLNRRNHDLIARYNPRALFQVVDHKVKTKAALSALGLPVTDTLAVYQSYREIPDFMLQSRTWPAFVIKPAQGAGGEGILSIVEQQLAEFLTADGKRLSVHDIESHLSDILSGIYSLNQRYDSALIESRITPHVLLERLSFHGLPDIRVIVFCGVPLMAMLRVATRRSRGRANLHAGGIGIGIDLVTGQTTYALLAQTWITVHPDSTVPLCGVQLPYWDDILTVAARCADAVALGYLGVDITVDEKGQPLVLELNARPGLAIQLANRRGLRPLIDEIERRNPRTLVVQERIQLGQSLFLQQ; translated from the coding sequence ATGAGTGCAACCGTGTGGCGCTTGTCTAACGAGCTATTGGGGCTCAATCGGCGGAACCACGACCTCATTGCCCGCTACAATCCACGAGCGCTGTTTCAAGTTGTTGATCATAAAGTCAAAACCAAAGCGGCACTGTCAGCTCTTGGTCTGCCAGTTACCGATACACTCGCCGTCTATCAGTCATATCGTGAGATTCCTGACTTCATGCTGCAGTCGCGCACGTGGCCAGCTTTCGTGATTAAACCAGCGCAGGGAGCAGGTGGGGAGGGGATTCTCAGCATAGTCGAACAGCAGCTCGCAGAATTCCTTACTGCTGATGGTAAGCGACTTTCTGTTCACGACATTGAGAGCCATCTCTCGGATATTCTCAGTGGTATTTACTCATTGAATCAACGCTATGACAGCGCTTTGATCGAGTCACGCATTACGCCTCACGTGTTGTTAGAACGATTGAGTTTCCATGGACTTCCGGACATTCGCGTGATTGTATTCTGTGGCGTACCACTTATGGCGATGCTGAGAGTCGCGACTCGTCGTTCGCGAGGACGTGCCAATCTCCATGCCGGAGGGATTGGCATCGGCATCGATCTTGTGACTGGGCAGACAACGTATGCGCTCCTCGCTCAGACGTGGATTACGGTACACCCAGACTCGACAGTACCCTTGTGTGGGGTGCAACTACCATATTGGGACGACATTCTCACTGTAGCTGCGCGGTGTGCCGATGCGGTAGCGCTCGGGTATCTTGGGGTTGATATTACCGTTGACGAGAAAGGTCAGCCGCTAGTGCTAGAGCTGAATGCTCGACCAGGGCTCGCTATTCAACTTGCCAATCGCCGAGGCTTGCGGCCTCTCATTGACGAGATAGAACGGCGAAATCCTCGTACCCTTGTCGTGCAGGAACGGATTCAGCTCGGACAATCGCTCTTTCTCCAGCAGTGA
- the dusB gene encoding tRNA dihydrouridine synthase DusB, translating to MRTSISIGPLPLSSNFLLAPLAGYTTLPFRLCMREVGGFALATTELVHARSLLEQHNKAKVLAQTCPEDTPLAVQLFGAVAEELRDAAQLVVESGAAVVDINMGCPVEKVVCRGAGAAMLRDPVQTGKFVRTITQAVKIPVTVKTRLGWEEGQLDAVQLAPILADAGIAALTIHGRTRESAFSGSVNLAGIRAVVQAVPSLPVFGNGDIRDAQSAALMLAETGCAGVAIGRGALTNPWIFREISSVFAGFSLPSPPTLLDRVAFMTRHFLWAVKLRGEHLACLQFRKMIDWYARAFGPCKRLRLGLKELSSVDQYHDVVGQFLEERGLGLRPLVEATDMLRSSAENLS from the coding sequence ATGCGTACGAGTATTTCGATTGGTCCCCTTCCGCTCTCTTCTAACTTTCTGTTAGCCCCGCTTGCTGGCTATACCACCCTCCCGTTTCGTTTGTGTATGCGCGAGGTCGGAGGGTTTGCTCTTGCCACCACTGAGCTTGTTCATGCGCGTTCTCTTTTGGAACAACATAATAAAGCTAAAGTGCTTGCCCAAACCTGCCCGGAAGATACACCGCTCGCAGTCCAACTGTTCGGGGCGGTCGCTGAAGAACTGCGCGATGCTGCGCAATTGGTTGTGGAGTCTGGCGCGGCAGTCGTCGATATCAACATGGGCTGTCCGGTTGAGAAGGTGGTCTGCCGTGGCGCTGGCGCAGCCATGCTACGTGATCCCGTGCAAACGGGAAAGTTTGTCCGAACGATTACGCAGGCCGTAAAGATTCCTGTGACGGTGAAGACACGACTCGGGTGGGAAGAAGGGCAGTTAGACGCGGTTCAGCTTGCACCAATTCTCGCAGATGCTGGTATCGCCGCGCTCACCATTCATGGCCGCACCCGCGAAAGTGCGTTTAGTGGATCGGTCAATCTGGCTGGTATCCGAGCGGTGGTTCAAGCTGTGCCGTCATTACCAGTTTTCGGGAATGGCGATATCCGTGACGCACAATCGGCAGCATTGATGTTGGCTGAGACAGGCTGTGCGGGGGTAGCCATCGGACGAGGCGCACTCACGAATCCGTGGATATTTCGTGAAATCAGTTCGGTATTTGCAGGTTTCTCACTCCCCTCGCCACCGACATTGCTGGACCGTGTCGCTTTCATGACGCGCCATTTTCTCTGGGCGGTGAAGCTTCGCGGTGAACATCTGGCGTGCTTACAGTTTCGCAAGATGATTGATTGGTATGCTCGGGCCTTTGGTCCTTGTAAACGACTACGGTTAGGGTTGAAGGAACTGAGCAGTGTCGATCAATATCATGATGTCGTTGGACAGTTTCTCGAAGAGCGTGGGCTCGGACTTCGTCCGTTGGTTGAAGCAACGGATATGCTTCGTTCCAGCGCGGAAAATCTTTCTTGA
- a CDS encoding alpha/beta fold hydrolase, translating to MRSAVSFWDKVAWNPIPDLAEHYRVIAMDQRNAGNSTAPIRATDSWPVYTQDQVALMDHLGIDRFHVAGMCIGGSYSMGLIQAAPKRVASAVLFQPIGMFNNRQAFFDMFDGWAKEMKPLHPEANDSTFESFKTAMYGGDFLFNVSRDFVARCETPLLVLLGNDQYHPAETSRDIVALAKKATLIEKWKEAEHQPAAKRAILQFLAEHTPR from the coding sequence ATGCGCTCGGCGGTGTCGTTCTGGGATAAGGTCGCGTGGAATCCGATTCCTGATCTCGCGGAACACTATCGCGTGATCGCTATGGATCAACGGAACGCTGGTAACTCGACTGCACCGATTCGGGCGACCGACAGTTGGCCGGTGTATACACAAGATCAAGTGGCACTCATGGATCATCTGGGGATCGATCGCTTTCATGTTGCAGGGATGTGTATCGGTGGATCCTACAGTATGGGCCTCATCCAAGCGGCGCCGAAGCGGGTTGCCTCTGCTGTGTTGTTTCAGCCGATTGGTATGTTCAATAACCGGCAAGCGTTCTTCGATATGTTTGACGGCTGGGCCAAAGAAATGAAACCGCTCCATCCAGAGGCGAATGACAGTACCTTCGAGTCTTTCAAGACGGCAATGTACGGTGGTGACTTCCTCTTCAATGTGTCGCGCGATTTCGTTGCTCGCTGCGAGACTCCACTGCTGGTGTTGTTAGGTAATGATCAATATCATCCAGCAGAAACCTCGCGTGATATCGTTGCTCTGGCCAAGAAGGCTACCCTCATCGAGAAATGGAAAGAAGCGGAACACCAACCTGCGGCAAAAAGGGCGATTCTCCAGTTCCTTGCTGAACATACGCCGCGGTAA